One genomic segment of Sphingorhabdus sp. M41 includes these proteins:
- a CDS encoding TonB-dependent receptor gives MRIAKFLAATALGGVIAASPAYAQDVQDEETFDDNVIIVTATKREQTLQEIPVAVTVTGAEDIAKAQIRDLNDLQTLAPTLRVNQLQSSANTNFIIRGFGNGANNAGIEPSVGVFIDGVYRSRSAAQIGDLPNLERVEVLRGPQSTLFGKNASAGVISIVTQKPQFDFGGSAELSYGNYNAIIAKADVTGPINDTIAFSLAGNYNKRDGYANDLNLGTDVNERNRYGVRGQLLIEPSNDLSIRLIADYDNINEDCCVAGNVVNGPTGAIVNALAGGIGLDAENPFSYNVYTNLPSANRIKNYGGSAQVDYDMGALSLTSITAYRGVDSFSDQDSDFTAADLLRKNANDTEIRTFTQEFRVASDFDGPINFLLGGYYFNEKIDIANDIEFGSDFRAYGDALIGAATGGALNFNTLETVFGLSDFAAGLVSSPAVYANSFFANGTGYDEVYTFKDEAFSIFGTVDFEITDGLILTGGLNYTNDRKKFSNNVLATEPFAAIDFDAPQYTAFRQQLLLGAGVDAATAAFLAANPTITLPDGSSANPLAGLTDLQFFPPMVNSPNSVENGRTKDDKLTYTARLAYEVAPSLNVYASYATGFKASSINLSRDTRPAASDAAALGAAGLLQPNQTFGSRFAAPENATVYEVGIKGKWDVAAFNLTFFTQSIKGFQSNVFNGTGFELANAGKQTTKGFEFDGNVKPTDGLTFSVAVVYLDPVYDSFPNSVYGDISGTTPSTIPALSTTLGVDYDIEVGDMVGLNFRADYHYESKVNLIDDDPADPSAINFTREINALNASATLTYDENMKFTIWGRNLTGAEYLTTVFPAVGQDGSFTGYPNQPRTYGVTARYKF, from the coding sequence ATGAGAATCGCAAAATTTTTGGCCGCCACTGCACTTGGCGGCGTTATCGCAGCGTCCCCTGCTTATGCGCAGGATGTCCAGGACGAGGAAACCTTTGACGATAATGTAATCATCGTCACCGCGACCAAACGCGAACAAACATTGCAGGAAATTCCGGTAGCCGTGACTGTCACCGGCGCGGAAGATATTGCCAAAGCACAGATTCGTGACTTGAACGATCTGCAAACGCTCGCTCCCACGTTGCGGGTCAACCAGCTGCAGAGCTCGGCTAATACCAATTTCATCATTCGCGGCTTCGGTAACGGCGCCAATAACGCCGGTATTGAACCATCGGTGGGCGTATTTATCGACGGTGTTTATCGGTCACGTTCCGCTGCGCAGATTGGCGATCTTCCCAATCTTGAGCGCGTCGAAGTTCTGCGCGGACCGCAGTCCACATTGTTCGGCAAAAACGCATCTGCTGGTGTGATCAGCATCGTCACCCAGAAGCCGCAATTCGATTTCGGCGGTTCTGCTGAACTGAGCTATGGCAACTATAACGCCATCATTGCAAAAGCTGATGTTACCGGACCGATCAACGATACGATCGCCTTCAGTCTTGCCGGCAATTATAACAAGCGCGATGGCTATGCCAACGATCTCAACCTCGGTACGGACGTCAACGAACGCAACCGTTATGGTGTTCGCGGGCAATTGCTGATCGAACCTTCAAATGATCTGTCGATCCGTCTGATTGCCGATTATGACAATATCAACGAAGATTGCTGCGTTGCTGGCAATGTCGTCAACGGACCAACGGGCGCTATCGTCAATGCTTTGGCTGGCGGCATCGGTCTTGATGCAGAAAATCCCTTCTCCTACAATGTCTATACCAACCTGCCTTCTGCAAACCGCATTAAAAACTATGGCGGATCAGCACAGGTCGATTATGATATGGGCGCGCTGAGCCTGACTTCGATTACCGCTTATCGTGGTGTCGATTCCTTCAGTGATCAAGATTCCGATTTCACTGCTGCAGACCTGCTTCGCAAGAATGCGAATGATACGGAAATCCGGACGTTCACGCAGGAATTCCGCGTAGCTTCAGACTTTGATGGTCCAATCAACTTCCTGTTGGGCGGCTATTATTTCAACGAGAAAATCGATATTGCCAATGATATCGAATTTGGCTCTGATTTCCGTGCTTACGGCGATGCTTTGATTGGTGCAGCAACGGGCGGAGCGCTGAACTTCAATACTTTGGAAACTGTCTTCGGTCTGAGTGACTTTGCTGCAGGGCTGGTCTCATCTCCGGCCGTTTACGCCAACAGCTTCTTTGCTAACGGCACGGGTTATGATGAAGTTTATACCTTCAAGGACGAAGCATTCTCGATTTTTGGTACGGTGGATTTTGAAATCACCGACGGTCTGATTTTGACCGGTGGCTTGAACTATACCAATGACCGCAAGAAATTTTCGAACAATGTCCTCGCGACCGAGCCTTTTGCAGCGATCGATTTTGATGCGCCGCAATATACGGCATTCCGCCAGCAACTGTTGCTGGGTGCGGGCGTCGACGCAGCAACCGCTGCGTTTCTAGCGGCTAATCCGACGATCACCTTGCCAGATGGTTCCAGCGCAAACCCGCTGGCAGGCTTGACTGATCTGCAATTCTTCCCGCCTATGGTCAATTCGCCCAACTCGGTAGAAAACGGCCGTACCAAGGATGACAAGCTTACCTATACAGCCCGTCTGGCTTATGAAGTAGCGCCAAGCCTCAATGTTTATGCAAGCTATGCAACGGGCTTCAAGGCAAGTTCCATCAATCTGTCACGCGATACTCGCCCTGCCGCAAGCGATGCTGCAGCCTTGGGTGCCGCCGGATTGTTGCAGCCAAACCAGACTTTCGGATCGCGTTTTGCAGCTCCTGAAAATGCGACGGTTTATGAAGTCGGTATCAAGGGCAAGTGGGATGTTGCAGCCTTCAACCTGACATTCTTTACGCAGTCGATCAAAGGCTTCCAGTCGAATGTCTTCAACGGAACCGGTTTCGAACTGGCAAATGCCGGCAAGCAGACCACAAAGGGTTTCGAGTTTGACGGCAATGTGAAACCAACCGACGGTCTGACGTTCAGCGTTGCAGTGGTTTATCTGGATCCGGTCTATGACAGTTTCCCGAACAGCGTTTATGGCGATATTTCCGGAACAACCCCATCGACCATTCCGGCCCTGTCTACGACACTGGGTGTGGATTATGATATTGAAGTCGGTGACATGGTCGGCCTGAACTTCCGTGCGGATTATCACTATGAGTCGAAGGTCAATCTGATCGACGACGATCCAGCTGACCCGTCTGCGATCAACTTCACTCGTGAAATCAATGCGCTGAACGCTTCGGCGACATTGACCTACGACGAAAATATGAAGTTTACGATCTGGGGTCGTAATCTGACCGGTGCAGAATATCTGACAACCGTATTCCCGGCCGTTGGCCAGGATGGAAGTTTCACCGGCTATCCAAATCAGCCACGTACTTATGGTGTGACCGCACGCTATAAATTCTAG
- a CDS encoding prepilin peptidase: MPAFSVPIAGALFGLIIGSFLATLILRWPEGRSVIAGRSSCDQCGHQLRSWELIPVVSFLLQTGKCRKCGARIAKDHFAIELAAALIGGLALYVAPDLEGLAGAIFGWLLLTLAALDVKHHWLPDRLTALLAVCGVAASLLVAYPALQDRLIGGLAGFVSLAIIAAIYKSIRKRDGLGGGDPKMLGAIGCWLGWQALPLVILGASLIGILVAISWRLRGENVDAGTMLPLGSLMAMAAFPLWLFQTAGTGSLY, encoded by the coding sequence TTGCCAGCTTTTTCAGTGCCTATCGCCGGTGCGCTTTTTGGCCTGATCATCGGGAGCTTCCTGGCGACATTGATACTGAGATGGCCGGAAGGTCGCTCGGTCATCGCCGGGCGCTCCTCCTGCGACCAATGTGGACATCAGCTGCGCTCGTGGGAATTGATACCGGTGGTGAGCTTTCTTCTCCAGACGGGGAAATGTCGCAAATGCGGTGCTAGAATTGCCAAGGATCATTTTGCGATAGAGCTCGCAGCGGCGCTGATTGGCGGGCTTGCTCTTTACGTTGCTCCAGATTTGGAAGGACTGGCCGGAGCAATATTTGGCTGGCTTTTGCTGACGCTTGCAGCGCTGGATGTAAAGCATCACTGGTTGCCCGACCGGCTGACCGCGTTGCTGGCGGTTTGCGGAGTGGCGGCAAGCCTGCTCGTCGCTTATCCGGCGTTGCAAGACCGCCTGATCGGAGGCTTGGCCGGATTTGTCTCTCTCGCGATCATAGCAGCCATATATAAGAGCATTCGAAAGCGGGACGGGCTTGGCGGGGGTGACCCCAAGATGCTCGGTGCAATCGGCTGCTGGCTAGGCTGGCAAGCGCTGCCGCTCGTGATATTGGGCGCCAGCCTGATTGGCATATTGGTTGCGATATCCTGGCGGTTGCGAGGGGAGAATGTCGACGCTGGAACCATGCTGCCGCTTGGTAGTCTGATGGCCATGGCCGCTTTCCCGCTCTGGCTTTTCCAGACCGCGGGAACAGGTTCGCTCTACTGA
- a CDS encoding acetyl-CoA C-acyltransferase: MSNSDPIVILSYARTPMGGMQGALGEVTASDLGAVAVKAAVERAGVEGADVERIYMGNVLSAGQGQAPARQAAIFAGLPQSVEATTVNKMCGSGMQAAIMGAEALGAGSIDIIVAGGMESMTNAPYLLPKMRSGARLGHTEAKDHMFLDGLEDAYEPGRAMGSFAEETVGEYQLTREAQDEYSIESLARAKAAVEGDAFDDEVVAVEVKTRKGSVTVDKDEQPLKGNPDKIPQLRPAFAKDGTITAANASSISDGAAAMVLTRASVAEAKGLKPVARIVAHAAHAHAPSKFTTAPVSAIKKLLDKAGWSVADVDLWEVNEAFACVAMFAMQDIGISRDKLNVNGGATALGHPIGASGARIMVTLIAALKKRGLKKGVAALCIGGGEATAVALELID; the protein is encoded by the coding sequence ATGTCCAATTCCGATCCGATCGTCATTCTTTCCTATGCCCGCACACCGATGGGCGGCATGCAAGGCGCACTGGGTGAAGTCACCGCATCTGATCTGGGTGCGGTCGCGGTCAAGGCGGCGGTTGAACGCGCCGGTGTCGAAGGCGCGGATGTCGAGCGCATCTATATGGGTAATGTCCTGTCCGCCGGCCAGGGCCAGGCCCCTGCCCGTCAGGCGGCGATTTTTGCCGGCCTGCCGCAATCGGTCGAAGCGACCACGGTCAACAAGATGTGCGGCTCCGGCATGCAGGCCGCGATCATGGGCGCAGAAGCACTTGGCGCCGGTTCGATCGACATCATTGTTGCCGGCGGTATGGAAAGCATGACCAATGCGCCCTATCTGCTGCCCAAGATGCGCAGCGGCGCGCGTCTTGGCCACACCGAAGCCAAGGATCACATGTTTCTCGACGGCCTGGAAGATGCCTATGAGCCGGGCCGGGCGATGGGCAGCTTTGCCGAGGAAACCGTCGGCGAATATCAGCTGACCCGGGAAGCACAGGACGAATATTCGATCGAATCGCTGGCGCGCGCCAAGGCCGCTGTCGAAGGCGATGCCTTTGATGACGAAGTCGTCGCGGTTGAAGTCAAAACCCGCAAGGGCAGCGTAACGGTCGACAAGGATGAACAGCCTCTCAAGGGCAATCCAGACAAAATCCCCCAACTCCGCCCTGCCTTTGCCAAAGACGGAACAATCACCGCGGCCAATGCCTCGTCTATTTCGGATGGAGCAGCGGCAATGGTCCTTACCCGTGCTAGCGTAGCAGAAGCCAAAGGTCTGAAGCCTGTTGCCCGGATCGTCGCCCATGCCGCCCATGCCCACGCCCCGTCAAAATTTACCACCGCACCTGTCAGCGCCATCAAGAAACTTCTCGACAAGGCCGGCTGGTCGGTTGCCGATGTGGATCTCTGGGAAGTGAACGAGGCATTCGCCTGCGTTGCGATGTTCGCGATGCAGGATATCGGCATCAGCCGGGACAAGCTCAACGTCAATGGCGGCGCCACCGCTCTCGGTCACCCGATCGGTGCCAGCGGTGCGCGGATCATGGTCACGCTGATTGCGGCTCTGAAAAAGCGCGGCCTGAAAAAAGGTGTTGCGGCACTGTGCATCGGCGGCGGGGAAGCGACGGCGGTTGCGCTCGAACTGATCGACTGA
- a CDS encoding SH3 domain-containing protein: MRILTFMLIAISGLSLSSPATAQQEPPYWASIDEPEARMRTGPSTEYPTMWIYKREKLPVKVLARYKSWRKVEDHEGTQGWMHARLLSAARTGLVLATSGKPVAMRASASSKAKIAWLAEPGVVGSLTQCEKNWCLFDVTGRQGYISMTDVWGDEPLK; the protein is encoded by the coding sequence ATGCGTATTTTGACTTTCATGCTCATTGCGATTTCGGGCCTTTCCTTGTCATCGCCTGCCACAGCGCAGCAAGAGCCCCCCTACTGGGCTTCCATCGACGAACCTGAAGCGCGGATGCGCACCGGGCCGAGTACCGAATATCCAACGATGTGGATTTACAAGCGCGAGAAGCTGCCCGTGAAAGTTCTGGCCCGCTACAAATCATGGCGGAAGGTCGAAGACCATGAAGGTACGCAAGGCTGGATGCACGCGCGATTGCTCAGCGCAGCCCGAACCGGTCTGGTGCTGGCGACCAGCGGAAAGCCGGTCGCCATGCGCGCCTCGGCCAGCAGCAAGGCGAAAATTGCATGGCTTGCCGAACCCGGGGTGGTTGGCAGCCTGACCCAATGCGAAAAAAACTGGTGCCTGTTCGACGTTACCGGTCGTCAGGGATATATCAGCATGACGGATGTCTGGGGTGACGAACCGCTGAAATGA
- a CDS encoding 2-hydroxyacid dehydrogenase — MPDSPHPSNPRVIITRELADSNQNRMCELFDAVPNFSDTPFSRDDLIAAMADCDVLVPTVTDHIDAEMIANAPDRLRLIASFGAGVDHIDLAAARAKKILVTNTPGVFTEDTADMTMALILSAPRRLSDGEKLMRSGQWEGWKPSGMLGHCIGGKKLGIIGMGRIGQAVARRASGFGLSIVYHNRRQLPPAVEESLRASFVADLDELIRECDIISLHCPHTVETHEMINAERIGMMKPSTYLINTARGDLVDENALIEALQNERIGGAGLDVYQNEPDIDPRFLTLKNTVLLPHMGSATFEGREASGERVITNIRVWADGHRPPDQVLEGWL; from the coding sequence ATGCCAGACTCACCCCATCCATCGAATCCTCGCGTCATAATTACCCGCGAATTGGCGGACTCCAATCAGAATCGCATGTGCGAATTATTCGATGCCGTACCGAATTTTAGTGACACTCCGTTTTCCCGCGACGACCTGATCGCGGCAATGGCCGATTGCGATGTTCTGGTGCCCACGGTTACCGACCATATCGATGCGGAGATGATCGCAAATGCACCGGACCGGCTTCGCCTGATCGCCAGCTTTGGTGCCGGCGTTGATCATATTGACCTCGCCGCTGCACGAGCGAAAAAAATTCTGGTCACCAACACGCCGGGTGTCTTCACCGAAGATACAGCGGACATGACCATGGCGTTGATTCTGTCCGCGCCCCGTCGCCTTTCGGACGGCGAAAAGCTGATGCGCAGCGGACAATGGGAAGGCTGGAAGCCGTCGGGCATGCTCGGTCACTGTATCGGTGGCAAGAAACTCGGCATCATCGGCATGGGTCGCATTGGTCAGGCTGTCGCCCGCCGTGCTTCCGGCTTTGGCCTGTCGATCGTCTATCACAACCGACGTCAGCTGCCGCCCGCTGTCGAGGAGTCGCTGCGGGCCAGTTTTGTTGCCGATCTCGACGAGTTGATCCGCGAGTGCGATATCATCTCGCTGCATTGCCCGCATACGGTGGAGACCCATGAAATGATCAATGCCGAGCGGATCGGCATGATGAAGCCCTCCACCTATCTGATCAACACCGCGCGCGGCGATCTGGTGGATGAAAACGCCCTGATCGAAGCATTGCAGAACGAGAGAATCGGTGGTGCCGGACTCGACGTTTACCAGAATGAACCCGACATCGACCCGCGGTTCCTGACGCTGAAAAATACCGTGCTGCTTCCCCATATGGGCAGCGCGACCTTCGAAGGGCGTGAAGCGTCGGGGGAACGGGTGATAACCAATATTCGGGTGTGGGCAGACGGCCATCGCCCACCGGATCAGGTGCTCGAAGGCTGGCTTTGA
- a CDS encoding ammonium transporter, which translates to MKYPVKSIGFLLAAGFAISPLHAQQTLDPAITDVANSGDTAWILTSSALVLLMTLPGLALFYGGLVRAKNFLSVLIQCMAVVGICSVLWIVVGYTLAFGGVTNGFLGSGLNWMLNNLGNVREGTAVPESAFVMFQMTFAVITPALMIGAWVERARFGWVVAFCALWLLIVYAPVAHWVWGGGWLSNLGVLDFAGGIVVHTTAGVSALVVAIMLGKRMGWPKTLMLPHSPALTVAGAAMLWVGWFGFNGGSALAATDDASSAIINTHIAASMAALVWILIEKFKVGKPTAVGVATGAIAGLATITPAAGFVGPGASIIIGVAAAIVCFLAVGLVKNGFKIDDSLDVFAVHGVGGMLGTLMLALFIAEGFGGTGYADGMAFGSQFVAQLIGVGAVAIWSAVATAILGFGISFILPMRVSEDDERDGLDISNHGERAWDLD; encoded by the coding sequence ATGAAATATCCAGTCAAATCGATCGGCTTCTTATTAGCCGCCGGCTTCGCAATTTCCCCGCTTCACGCACAGCAGACATTGGATCCCGCTATCACCGATGTGGCCAATAGCGGCGATACTGCATGGATATTGACCTCCAGCGCTCTGGTCCTGTTGATGACCCTGCCTGGCCTGGCCCTGTTTTACGGCGGCCTTGTCCGCGCGAAGAATTTCCTGTCGGTTCTGATCCAGTGCATGGCGGTGGTGGGCATCTGCTCGGTACTCTGGATTGTGGTCGGTTATACGCTGGCCTTTGGCGGCGTAACCAACGGTTTTCTTGGCAGTGGCTTGAACTGGATGCTGAACAATCTCGGCAATGTCCGGGAAGGCACAGCGGTCCCCGAATCCGCCTTCGTCATGTTCCAGATGACTTTTGCCGTCATCACACCTGCGTTGATGATCGGCGCCTGGGTTGAACGCGCACGCTTTGGCTGGGTGGTTGCTTTTTGCGCGCTCTGGCTGCTGATCGTCTATGCGCCTGTGGCCCATTGGGTCTGGGGTGGCGGTTGGCTCAGCAATCTCGGCGTGCTCGACTTTGCTGGCGGTATCGTGGTTCATACCACTGCGGGTGTCTCCGCCCTGGTCGTCGCCATCATGCTCGGCAAGCGCATGGGTTGGCCCAAAACCCTGATGCTGCCGCACAGCCCTGCCCTGACTGTCGCCGGCGCAGCGATGCTCTGGGTCGGCTGGTTCGGTTTCAACGGTGGCTCCGCACTGGCTGCCACTGATGATGCATCATCGGCGATTATCAACACCCATATCGCCGCCTCCATGGCCGCTCTGGTCTGGATATTGATCGAGAAATTCAAGGTCGGCAAGCCAACCGCGGTAGGCGTAGCGACCGGCGCGATTGCCGGACTGGCAACAATCACTCCGGCGGCCGGATTTGTCGGTCCGGGCGCGTCGATCATCATTGGAGTGGCAGCAGCAATAGTCTGCTTCCTCGCGGTAGGTCTGGTGAAGAACGGCTTCAAGATTGACGACAGTCTTGATGTGTTCGCGGTTCATGGTGTCGGCGGCATGCTCGGCACTCTCATGCTTGCGCTCTTCATCGCTGAAGGTTTTGGCGGCACGGGCTATGCAGATGGCATGGCATTCGGCAGTCAGTTTGTTGCCCAGTTGATCGGTGTTGGCGCAGTCGCCATCTGGTCGGCAGTCGCCACCGCCATTCTCGGCTTCGGCATCAGCTTCATTCTGCCCATGCGGGTCAGCGAAGACGACGAGCGCGACGGACTGGATATTTCCAACCATGGCGAACGGGCCTGGGATCTGGACTGA
- a CDS encoding GNAT family N-acetyltransferase gives MEIRLDDLSSQQVQNLLAAHLAGMQKNSPPESVHALDVSGLKSPHVSVWTAWEGEQLCGIGALKQLSLSSGEIKSMRTDARHLRKGIGLAILDHIIAVARKRGYRCLSLETGSGTEFAPALTLYRKRGFENGEPFGDYQSTEFNQFLHLEL, from the coding sequence GTGGAAATCCGGCTCGATGATCTGAGCAGCCAGCAGGTCCAGAACCTGCTGGCTGCGCATCTCGCCGGAATGCAGAAAAATTCGCCACCGGAAAGCGTCCATGCGCTCGACGTGTCCGGGCTCAAGTCTCCCCATGTTTCCGTCTGGACGGCATGGGAAGGGGAGCAGCTGTGCGGGATAGGTGCGCTCAAGCAGCTTTCGTTATCCAGCGGTGAAATCAAGTCGATGCGCACTGACGCCCGGCATCTCCGCAAGGGGATTGGCTTGGCCATTCTTGACCATATTATAGCTGTAGCGCGAAAACGTGGCTATCGGTGTCTGAGTCTCGAGACCGGGTCCGGCACCGAATTTGCACCGGCGCTGACCCTGTATCGCAAGCGTGGCTTTGAAAACGGGGAGCCGTTCGGCGACTATCAATCGACCGAATTCAACCAGTTTCTGCATCTCGAACTATAG
- a CDS encoding NAD(P)H-dependent flavin oxidoreductase, translating into MFKGLKPIQYNGQEVWPLIEGGKGVAATNHASSGAWAAAGGIGTVSAVNADSYDEHGNVIPQIYHGRKREERHQELIQYAIDGAVTQVKQAYEISGGKGAININVLWEMGGAQQVLEGVLEQTKGMIAGVTCGAGMPYKLSEIAQQYGVNYLPIISSARAFRALWKRAYKKVPELMAAVVYEDPWLAGGHNGLSNAEDPRKPEDPYPRVKDLRDTMRAEGISDSVPIIMAGGVWHLRDWQDWIDSEELGQIAFQFGTRPLLTKESPIPESWKSELTKIKEGDILLHKFSPTGFYSSAVRNEFLRSLESRSERQIPYSTEKAGEHTHQLDVGIKGKNFWVTRNDLLRAREWDGLGFTMAMKTPDNTLVFATPEESKMIRKDQADCMGCLSHCAFSAWKDHDNFSTGRLADPRSFCIQKSLQEIVHGAPVEEHLMFAGHGAFNFGTDPFYSNGFVPTVKQLVDRILTGD; encoded by the coding sequence TTGTTCAAGGGCTTAAAACCCATCCAGTATAATGGTCAGGAAGTATGGCCGTTGATCGAGGGTGGAAAAGGCGTCGCAGCCACCAATCACGCCAGTTCGGGAGCCTGGGCTGCTGCCGGCGGTATTGGAACGGTATCCGCAGTCAATGCGGACAGCTATGACGAACATGGCAATGTCATCCCGCAAATCTATCATGGCCGAAAACGCGAAGAGCGGCATCAGGAACTGATCCAGTACGCGATTGACGGTGCGGTGACGCAGGTGAAACAGGCCTATGAAATTTCGGGCGGCAAGGGCGCGATCAATATCAACGTCCTGTGGGAAATGGGCGGCGCGCAACAGGTGCTGGAAGGTGTACTCGAGCAGACCAAAGGCATGATCGCCGGCGTTACCTGCGGTGCGGGCATGCCCTACAAGCTGTCGGAAATTGCCCAGCAATATGGCGTGAATTATCTCCCGATCATCAGCTCCGCTCGCGCCTTTCGCGCGCTGTGGAAGCGGGCCTACAAGAAGGTTCCGGAATTAATGGCAGCGGTGGTCTACGAAGATCCGTGGCTGGCGGGTGGTCACAACGGTCTGTCCAACGCGGAAGACCCGAGGAAACCGGAAGATCCCTATCCACGGGTCAAGGATTTGCGCGATACAATGCGCGCCGAAGGAATTTCCGACAGCGTGCCGATCATCATGGCCGGCGGTGTCTGGCATTTGCGCGACTGGCAAGACTGGATCGATAGCGAAGAGCTCGGCCAGATTGCTTTCCAGTTCGGAACAAGGCCCTTGCTGACCAAGGAAAGCCCGATTCCGGAAAGCTGGAAAAGCGAGCTGACCAAGATCAAGGAAGGCGATATTCTCCTGCACAAATTCTCGCCGACCGGTTTCTATTCCTCGGCTGTGCGCAACGAATTCCTGCGCAGTCTGGAATCGCGATCCGAGCGCCAGATTCCTTATTCGACAGAGAAAGCCGGTGAGCATACCCACCAGCTCGACGTCGGTATCAAGGGCAAGAATTTCTGGGTCACCCGTAACGACTTGTTGCGTGCGCGCGAATGGGACGGCCTCGGCTTTACCATGGCGATGAAAACGCCCGACAATACTCTGGTGTTTGCTACACCGGAAGAATCGAAGATGATTCGCAAGGATCAGGCGGATTGCATGGGTTGCCTGTCGCATTGCGCTTTTTCGGCGTGGAAGGACCATGACAATTTCAGCACCGGACGGCTCGCCGATCCACGCAGCTTCTGTATCCAGAAGAGCCTGCAGGAAATCGTCCACGGCGCACCGGTCGAGGAACATTTGATGTTCGCCGGCCATGGCGCTTTCAATTTTGGCACCGATCCCTTCTATTCCAACGGCTTCGTGCCGACGGTGAAGCAGCTGGTGGATCGTATCCTGACCGGCGACTAG
- a CDS encoding glycosyltransferase family 4 protein, with product MKPAKILHLHSTFNLGGKEARAVRLMNHFGAAAEHVILSAQAGSLSAREAIDPKIKVSFPTDAPSLAGKPSLKRYREFVTYFRQFDLILSYNWGSMDGVMARTLFSRIEGLPPLIHHEDGFNEDEQKKLNWKRNLFRKFALGAAQALVVPSENLARIAKDVWKQPEQKIYRIPNGIDVKRFEKKPQRGALPGFTRREGEVVVGTVAGLRAIKNLPRLVRACAAAGDNVRLVIVGEGPEKDRILAEAQRVGLADRLLMPGFLADPARYIGLFDIFALSSDSEQFPISLIEAMAAGLPVVATDVGDIKSMVSQANQGFIKPLGEEGKFVESLTTLVQHQQLREDLGMQNRLKARAEYNESKMLGRYGLLYGQALGRADFGPVK from the coding sequence ATGAAACCAGCCAAGATATTGCATCTGCACAGCACGTTCAATCTGGGCGGCAAGGAAGCACGCGCGGTCAGGCTGATGAACCATTTCGGGGCCGCGGCCGAACATGTGATATTGTCGGCCCAAGCAGGCAGCCTGTCCGCCCGAGAGGCCATTGACCCGAAGATCAAGGTCAGCTTTCCGACCGACGCGCCATCGCTTGCGGGAAAGCCCTCGCTGAAACGTTATCGCGAATTCGTCACCTATTTTCGGCAATTCGATCTGATATTGTCTTATAATTGGGGATCGATGGACGGCGTGATGGCGCGGACGCTTTTCTCGCGGATCGAAGGTCTGCCGCCGCTGATCCATCATGAAGACGGGTTTAACGAGGACGAGCAGAAAAAGCTCAACTGGAAACGGAATCTGTTTCGCAAATTTGCACTCGGGGCTGCGCAGGCGCTCGTCGTACCGTCGGAAAATCTCGCCCGCATCGCAAAGGATGTGTGGAAACAGCCCGAGCAGAAAATTTACCGCATTCCGAACGGCATCGACGTGAAGCGTTTCGAGAAAAAGCCGCAGCGCGGCGCTTTGCCCGGGTTTACCAGGCGCGAGGGCGAAGTCGTCGTCGGAACTGTGGCCGGGCTGCGGGCAATCAAGAATCTGCCACGACTGGTGCGGGCCTGCGCAGCGGCAGGCGACAATGTCCGCTTGGTGATCGTTGGCGAAGGGCCGGAAAAGGACAGGATATTGGCCGAGGCGCAGCGCGTGGGGCTTGCGGATCGCTTGCTAATGCCCGGCTTTCTCGCCGACCCGGCCCGCTATATCGGGCTGTTCGACATTTTTGCCCTGTCGTCGGACAGCGAACAATTTCCGATTTCGCTGATCGAAGCGATGGCCGCCGGCTTGCCGGTTGTGGCAACCGACGTCGGTGACATAAAATCGATGGTCTCACAGGCCAATCAGGGCTTTATCAAACCACTTGGCGAAGAAGGCAAGTTCGTCGAATCCCTGACGACTCTGGTCCAGCATCAGCAATTGCGGGAAGATCTGGGGATGCAGAACCGGCTTAAGGCGCGGGCGGAATATAATGAGAGCAAAATGCTGGGACGCTACGGCTTGCTTTATGGTCAGGCGCTGGGACGGGCGGATTTCGGCCCGGTTAAATAA